The Polycladomyces zharkentensis genome includes a window with the following:
- a CDS encoding type 1 glutamine amidotransferase domain-containing protein — protein MANIAVVLGNMYHDKEFEVPAEAFKQAGHKVTLVGAEAGSTVEGLYGGKQKIELSVDDAKAEEFDALFIPGGFSPDILRADQRFVAFARKFAYLEKPIFAICHGPQLLINAEVLRGRRVTGYTSIQIDLKNAGAQVFDEEVVVDGGLVTSRTPDDLDAFTRASLDVLASR, from the coding sequence ATGGCAAACATCGCAGTCGTTTTGGGCAACATGTACCATGACAAGGAATTTGAGGTTCCGGCGGAAGCGTTCAAACAAGCTGGCCACAAAGTGACCTTGGTCGGAGCGGAAGCGGGGAGCACCGTGGAAGGATTGTACGGTGGCAAACAGAAAATTGAGCTTTCCGTGGACGATGCAAAAGCGGAAGAATTTGACGCATTGTTTATCCCAGGTGGATTCTCCCCCGATATCCTGCGGGCGGATCAGCGTTTCGTGGCATTTGCGCGGAAATTCGCCTACTTGGAAAAGCCGATTTTCGCCATCTGCCACGGCCCGCAGCTGCTGATCAACGCTGAGGTTCTGCGCGGACGCCGGGTGACCGGTTACACCTCAATCCAAATCGATTTGAAAAATGCCGGTGCGCAAGTATTTGACGAAGAAGTGGTTGTGGACGGAGGATTGGTCACCAGCCGGACGCCGGATGACCTGGACGCTTTCACCCGCGCTTCGCTTGATGTTTTGGCAAGCCGATAA
- a CDS encoding sugar ABC transporter permease: MTYAVLLIMMVISVYPILWVIGSSLNPGTSLFSSTLIPKHATFDHYVWLFTSPDSQYLTWYKNTLIIAALNAIASVILTMGTAYAFSRYRFVGRKHGLAFFLVLQMFPSMMTMVAIYVLLNMLNLLDSYWGLLLVYAGAQIPFNTWLVKGYFDTIPRSLDEAAKIDGAGHNTIFFRIMLPLARPVIALVALFNFTGPMTDFLLPQIVLTSPEKKTLAVGLFGFIYDQFGKNFTLFAAGSVLIAVPIAVLFLALQRFFIAGLTAGASKG, translated from the coding sequence ATGACGTACGCAGTGCTGCTGATCATGATGGTGATCAGCGTCTATCCGATTTTGTGGGTGATCGGCTCGTCGCTCAACCCGGGCACAAGCCTGTTTTCCAGCACCCTGATCCCCAAACATGCGACATTCGATCATTATGTGTGGTTGTTCACCAGTCCGGACAGCCAATATCTCACCTGGTACAAAAATACGCTCATCATCGCCGCGTTGAATGCGATCGCCTCGGTGATTCTGACAATGGGAACGGCCTATGCATTTTCCCGGTATCGGTTTGTGGGGCGGAAGCACGGTTTGGCCTTTTTCCTGGTCTTGCAGATGTTTCCGTCGATGATGACGATGGTGGCCATCTACGTACTGCTCAACATGTTAAACCTGTTGGACAGCTACTGGGGACTGCTGTTGGTTTACGCCGGTGCGCAGATTCCGTTCAACACCTGGCTGGTCAAGGGGTATTTTGACACGATCCCGCGCAGTTTGGATGAAGCGGCCAAGATCGACGGCGCAGGGCACAACACGATCTTTTTCCGTATCATGTTGCCGTTGGCTCGACCAGTGATTGCACTGGTGGCACTGTTTAACTTCACCGGGCCGATGACGGACTTTTTGTTACCGCAGATCGTTCTGACCAGCCCGGAAAAGAAAACGCTGGCGGTGGGGCTGTTCGGATTCATTTATGATCAGTTCGGCAAAAATTTCACGCTGTTCGCGGCGGGTTCGGTGTTGATTGCCGTACCGATTGCGGTTCTGTTTCTGGCTTTGCAACGGTTTTTTATTGCCGGGCTGACGGCAGGCGCCAGCAAGGGCTAA
- a CDS encoding extracellular solute-binding protein, with translation MKRRRWLSMLMACLLGLTACGPQDNAAGVGGESKEKPKQLVIWENEDPIELANTKKLAKQYEQKTGIHVKIVTIKMLDQPKKLTLDGPAGKGPDLITFPHDNIGDTVLKGLIRPLQVDESVKDQYSAPAIQAMTYEGKLYGLPKATESVALIYNKKLMPKPPATFEELIRFAKDFTKPEQKKYGLLFEANNFYYDFFLFDNAGGYVFKVKDGMFDTNDIGLNNAGSQKAVRMIGDWYREKLLPQGIKADVVNGLFKEGKVAAVINGPWAVKDYQQAGIDIGVAPLPKLNGKDPRTFIGVKGWYVSSYSKHAAWATDLARFLTSHDALKSRFQDTKQIPPRNDLLADPLIQDDPIVRAFADQASRGMPMPSVPEMAQVWEPMGNAVTFVSQGKQQPGPALNDAVNIIKQKIAAQKQ, from the coding sequence TTGAAACGAAGAAGGTGGCTGTCGATGTTGATGGCATGTCTGTTGGGCCTTACCGCCTGCGGCCCGCAGGACAATGCTGCGGGAGTGGGTGGGGAGAGTAAGGAAAAGCCCAAGCAGTTGGTCATTTGGGAAAATGAAGACCCGATCGAGTTGGCCAATACAAAAAAATTGGCCAAGCAGTATGAACAAAAAACGGGAATTCACGTCAAAATCGTCACGATCAAGATGTTGGATCAACCGAAAAAACTGACCTTGGACGGGCCGGCCGGGAAAGGTCCGGACCTGATCACCTTCCCGCACGACAATATCGGGGATACGGTGTTGAAAGGCCTGATTCGCCCGTTGCAGGTGGATGAAAGTGTCAAGGATCAGTACAGCGCTCCGGCGATTCAGGCGATGACCTATGAGGGCAAACTGTACGGATTGCCGAAGGCGACGGAGAGCGTCGCGTTGATTTACAACAAAAAGCTGATGCCCAAACCGCCTGCCACATTTGAGGAATTGATCCGATTTGCCAAAGACTTCACCAAGCCGGAGCAGAAAAAGTACGGCTTGCTCTTTGAAGCAAACAATTTTTACTACGACTTTTTCCTTTTTGACAATGCTGGCGGATATGTGTTCAAGGTGAAGGATGGTATGTTCGACACGAATGATATCGGTCTGAACAATGCCGGGTCGCAAAAAGCGGTGCGGATGATCGGCGATTGGTATCGTGAAAAACTGCTTCCGCAGGGGATTAAGGCGGATGTGGTCAACGGATTGTTCAAAGAAGGCAAGGTGGCTGCCGTTATCAACGGGCCTTGGGCGGTGAAGGATTACCAGCAGGCCGGCATCGATATCGGTGTGGCACCGCTTCCCAAGCTGAACGGCAAAGATCCGCGCACATTCATCGGTGTCAAGGGATGGTATGTTTCCAGCTACAGCAAACATGCTGCTTGGGCGACGGATCTGGCCCGATTCCTGACAAGTCATGATGCATTGAAATCCCGCTTCCAAGATACCAAACAAATCCCGCCGCGCAACGATTTGTTGGCGGATCCGCTGATTCAGGATGATCCCATCGTGCGTGCGTTCGCTGACCAAGCATCCCGGGGCATGCCGATGCCGAGCGTTCCGGAAATGGCGCAAGTTTGGGAGCCGATGGGTAACGCCGTCACCTTTGTTTCCCAAGGCAAACAACAACCGGGTCCCGCGCTGAATGACGCGGTCAACATCATCAAACAGAAGATCGCGGCACAAAAGCAGTAA
- a CDS encoding NADPH-dependent oxidoreductase: protein MNDVIRTLTQHRSIRSYTSQEVTDEQLDHIFRAIQAAPNWVNGQQVTVIVVKDKERKRKLSQLVGNQVWVDQAPVFLVLCLDFYRAKLAAEINGEPLAITNSIESILIGATDVGIALANAAAAAESMGLGIVPIGGIRRNPDEVIKLLELPEYVFPVSGLVIGHPADPSAQKPRLPREAVIHQETYNRDQLDLIRQYDETMAEYMRQRTGGESDRNWSQTVSSFYHKIYYSKTRPALDQQGFKYN from the coding sequence ATGAACGACGTGATTCGCACGCTCACCCAACACCGTTCGATTCGCAGCTACACCTCCCAGGAAGTGACCGATGAACAGCTGGATCACATTTTCCGTGCCATTCAAGCGGCTCCCAACTGGGTCAACGGTCAACAGGTTACGGTGATCGTGGTCAAGGACAAGGAGCGGAAACGGAAACTCTCCCAGCTCGTCGGCAACCAGGTCTGGGTGGACCAAGCTCCCGTATTTCTCGTACTCTGCCTGGATTTCTACCGGGCCAAACTGGCTGCGGAGATCAACGGCGAGCCACTCGCCATCACCAACAGCATCGAATCGATTTTGATCGGTGCAACCGATGTGGGAATCGCCCTGGCCAATGCCGCCGCGGCGGCTGAATCGATGGGATTGGGGATTGTCCCCATCGGCGGGATTCGGAGAAATCCGGATGAAGTGATCAAACTGTTGGAACTGCCCGAGTACGTGTTCCCCGTCTCCGGTCTGGTAATCGGTCATCCTGCCGATCCCTCGGCGCAAAAACCCCGACTCCCGCGGGAAGCGGTCATTCATCAGGAAACCTACAACCGGGATCAGCTGGATCTGATCCGGCAGTACGACGAAACGATGGCCGAATACATGCGTCAGCGCACAGGCGGGGAAAGTGACCGCAACTGGTCGCAAACCGTCTCCTCCTTTTACCACAAAATCTACTATTCCAAGACTCGTCCGGCTTTGGACCAGCAGGGATTCAAATATAATTGA
- a CDS encoding DMT family transporter, whose translation MRMNRSIASLFVLTAAASYGLLSPLVKMAYADGLQPADLTAAQAMAGALGIWLVCLAATRQVPKLPARTVLALCGCGALGGLTGVFYFISLKDLPASFAILLLFQFTWMGMVIEWRITRRTPPRNQRWALVLILAGTVLAAGWTDTPSSTISLFGVTTALLSAVCYAGFIHLSGHIAVDVSPWWRSAWISTGSVAVTLIVFPPRFLLEGVWDSGLGEWAGWIALFGTILPSVLFTTGVPLVGTGLASALGSMELPVAVSLSAWWLAEPVTPAQWMGVLLILAGILVAEGKLNLHKEKSWP comes from the coding sequence ATGCGGATGAACCGTTCGATCGCCAGTTTATTCGTACTGACGGCTGCCGCCAGCTACGGTTTGCTGTCGCCGCTTGTCAAAATGGCCTATGCCGACGGTTTGCAACCCGCTGATTTGACCGCCGCTCAGGCGATGGCGGGTGCTTTGGGCATTTGGCTCGTCTGTCTGGCGGCCACCCGACAAGTGCCGAAACTCCCCGCACGCACAGTGCTGGCTTTATGCGGTTGTGGGGCGTTGGGCGGTCTGACCGGGGTTTTCTATTTCATTTCATTAAAGGACTTACCCGCTTCGTTTGCTATTTTGCTGTTGTTTCAATTTACGTGGATGGGCATGGTGATCGAATGGCGCATCACCCGTCGCACTCCTCCCCGCAACCAGCGATGGGCATTGGTGCTCATCCTGGCGGGAACGGTGCTGGCCGCCGGATGGACGGATACACCCTCGTCCACGATATCCTTATTCGGCGTCACCACGGCCCTGCTCTCGGCCGTCTGCTACGCCGGCTTCATCCATCTGAGCGGCCATATCGCCGTCGACGTTTCCCCCTGGTGGCGCAGTGCGTGGATTTCCACGGGTTCCGTTGCAGTCACGCTGATCGTGTTCCCGCCGCGTTTCCTGTTGGAGGGAGTGTGGGACAGCGGTCTGGGGGAGTGGGCCGGATGGATTGCCTTGTTTGGAACGATCCTGCCGTCGGTCCTGTTCACCACCGGTGTTCCCCTGGTCGGCACGGGACTGGCCTCAGCACTTGGCTCGATGGAACTGCCCGTCGCCGTCAGCTTGTCCGCTTGGTGGCTGGCCGAGCCTGTCACACCCGCGCAGTGGATGGGTGTTTTGCTGATCCTGGCCGGTATTTTGGTGGCCGAAGGAAAACTGAATCTCCACAAAGAAAAAAGCTGGCCGTGA
- a CDS encoding winged helix-turn-helix transcriptional regulator → MQCSVEEVLDVIGAKWSFLILRDLIEGPKRFGELLQSLKGASPKTLSVRLKELERHGIVTRTVYPEIPPKVEYALTEKGMDLKPIFWEMKKWGCKWLK, encoded by the coding sequence ATGCAGTGTTCGGTGGAAGAAGTGTTGGATGTGATCGGAGCCAAGTGGTCATTTCTCATTTTGCGCGATTTGATTGAGGGACCCAAGCGATTTGGAGAACTGCTGCAATCGCTCAAGGGAGCCAGTCCCAAAACGTTGTCCGTCCGTTTGAAGGAACTGGAACGGCACGGGATTGTCACTCGTACGGTATATCCGGAGATACCGCCCAAAGTGGAATATGCCCTGACGGAAAAAGGAATGGACCTGAAGCCTATTTTCTGGGAAATGAAAAAGTGGGGTTGTAAATGGTTAAAGTGA
- a CDS encoding sugar ABC transporter permease, which produces MKGRTWRMRHTAGLLSALSMGLGQLYNRQWYKGIFLLLLEFSYIGIFADLFNMGLWGIVTLGTVPFRDDSVQLLAKGIVALIVIAFGLFFYVLNIQDAVRVAKMRERGDRPPGLWQTWRTVTDKGYPYLIIAPGFLLLVFVVLFPLLFMVALAFTNYDLYHSPPAKLVDWVGWDNFINLFRLDLWKNSLISVFQWTVVWTLISTTVQFALGLLLAVLLNQKQVKFKRLIRTVLILPWAVPPFVSVLVFSMMFNDSFGPINGMLESIGLDHIPWMTDPFWCKVAILLIQFWLGFPFNLALCTGVLQTISSDLYEAADVDGATPWQKFRHITLPLVLYATAPLLIVQYAGNFNNFNVIYLFNKGGPAVPGQTAGGTDILISWVYKLMFDTSKFNYAATISVIIGLVVVCFAVYQFRQTRSFKEEDLIQ; this is translated from the coding sequence ATGAAAGGACGAACATGGAGGATGCGCCATACGGCGGGGCTTTTGTCCGCATTGTCGATGGGTCTGGGACAATTGTACAACCGCCAATGGTACAAAGGGATTTTCCTGTTGTTGCTGGAGTTCTCCTATATCGGTATATTCGCCGATCTCTTCAATATGGGACTGTGGGGGATCGTCACATTGGGCACGGTGCCCTTCCGGGATGATTCGGTCCAATTGCTGGCCAAAGGGATCGTGGCGCTGATCGTGATTGCGTTCGGTCTGTTCTTTTATGTGTTGAATATACAAGATGCGGTTCGCGTCGCCAAGATGAGGGAGCGCGGGGATCGTCCGCCGGGTTTGTGGCAGACTTGGCGAACGGTGACCGACAAGGGATACCCGTATCTTATCATCGCACCGGGATTTTTGCTGTTGGTGTTTGTGGTGCTGTTTCCACTGTTGTTCATGGTAGCACTGGCGTTTACCAATTACGACCTGTACCACTCCCCGCCCGCCAAGCTGGTGGATTGGGTCGGCTGGGACAACTTCATCAATCTGTTTCGTCTGGATTTGTGGAAAAACTCGTTGATCTCCGTTTTTCAGTGGACGGTGGTCTGGACGCTGATTTCCACCACGGTGCAATTTGCACTGGGCTTGTTATTGGCCGTACTGCTCAATCAGAAGCAGGTGAAGTTCAAACGGTTGATCCGCACTGTGCTGATTTTGCCTTGGGCGGTTCCGCCATTCGTGTCGGTGCTGGTGTTTTCGATGATGTTCAACGACAGCTTCGGCCCGATCAACGGAATGCTTGAAAGTATCGGTCTGGACCACATCCCGTGGATGACCGACCCGTTCTGGTGCAAGGTGGCGATCCTGCTTATCCAGTTTTGGTTGGGCTTTCCGTTCAATCTGGCCCTGTGCACCGGTGTGCTGCAAACGATTTCTTCCGATTTGTACGAGGCGGCGGATGTGGACGGAGCCACGCCGTGGCAGAAGTTTCGCCATATCACGTTGCCGCTGGTGCTCTATGCCACCGCTCCGCTGTTGATCGTGCAGTATGCGGGCAACTTCAACAACTTCAATGTCATTTATCTGTTCAATAAGGGAGGACCGGCGGTGCCGGGGCAGACGGCAGGCGGGACAGACATCCTGATCTCGTGGGTATACAAGCTGATGTTTGATACGTCCAAGTTCAACTATGCCGCGACCATCTCCGTCATCATCGGCTTGGTGGTGGTATGTTTCGCGGTGTATCAATTCCGTCAAACGAGATCTTTCAAGGAAGAGGATTTGATACAATGA
- a CDS encoding glycoside hydrolase family 13 protein gives MKVEALFHRAESPFAHPLDARRLHVRLRTKRGDVKRCEAHYADRYDPPEMSEIVPMVRTGSDAWFDYWEGVIPAPHRRVRYAFYLEDENGDSLWYGESGFSSDRREAGVFQYPYIHEEHLHSAPDWFLDSVVYQIFPERFMNGDPTNDPEHTEEWSVSARPRPDSFYGGDLQGVIRQLPYLKELGINALYLTPIFASPSNHKYDTTDYTRIDPHFGDRETLKELVSRAHQSGIRVILDAVFNHCGYGFFAFQDVIKKGRASRYWDWFHIKSGPVMTTPKPNYETFAQNVWTMPKLRTDHHEVREYLLDVAAEWTRETGIDGWRLDVANEVDHAFWRAFRERIRLINPSAVIIGEVWHDAGPWLKGDQFDSVMNYPFREAVLDFAARGRISGRELDARLTRIRMTVPEPAHRALLNLLGSHDTERVRTACGGDDRRLRLAVLLLMTYTGVPMIYYGDEVGMEGGNDPDCRRPMIWDADEQDRDLLAYYRLLIAIRRGSAAMRRGETRTWWVDPDGGGYAFFRRWQEETVGVVLHNGDTSRTFTLDARPFDHAEELVDAMTGEVFAVRNGTVTVALGPFQGRVLRLK, from the coding sequence ATGAAGGTGGAAGCGTTGTTTCACCGGGCGGAATCACCGTTTGCCCATCCCCTGGACGCCCGACGGTTGCATGTTCGGCTACGGACGAAACGGGGGGATGTAAAACGGTGTGAAGCGCATTATGCGGATCGCTATGATCCGCCGGAAATGTCGGAAATCGTCCCGATGGTACGGACGGGTTCTGATGCGTGGTTTGACTATTGGGAAGGCGTGATTCCCGCGCCGCACAGGCGGGTGCGGTATGCATTTTACCTGGAAGATGAAAACGGTGACAGTCTGTGGTACGGGGAGAGCGGGTTTTCCTCTGACCGACGGGAGGCGGGCGTGTTTCAGTACCCCTACATTCACGAGGAGCATTTGCATTCTGCGCCGGATTGGTTTCTCGACAGCGTGGTGTATCAGATTTTTCCCGAACGGTTCATGAATGGTGATCCGACCAATGATCCGGAACATACGGAGGAATGGAGCGTGTCCGCCCGTCCTCGGCCGGACAGCTTTTACGGAGGGGATTTGCAGGGCGTCATCCGCCAACTGCCGTATCTGAAGGAGCTGGGTATAAACGCGTTGTATTTGACACCCATCTTTGCATCGCCGTCCAACCATAAATACGACACAACCGATTATACCCGCATCGATCCGCACTTCGGTGATCGGGAAACGCTGAAGGAGTTGGTCAGCCGGGCGCATCAATCGGGAATACGGGTCATATTGGATGCGGTGTTCAACCATTGCGGGTATGGCTTTTTTGCGTTCCAGGACGTGATCAAAAAAGGGCGTGCGTCCCGTTATTGGGATTGGTTTCACATCAAATCGGGGCCGGTGATGACCACGCCCAAACCCAATTATGAAACATTCGCCCAAAATGTGTGGACCATGCCGAAACTGCGGACAGATCATCATGAAGTGAGAGAATATCTGCTGGATGTCGCCGCCGAATGGACGCGGGAGACGGGGATCGACGGGTGGCGACTCGATGTGGCCAACGAGGTGGATCATGCGTTTTGGCGGGCGTTTCGTGAACGGATCCGGTTGATCAACCCGTCCGCCGTCATCATCGGGGAAGTCTGGCATGATGCGGGTCCGTGGTTGAAAGGCGATCAATTTGACTCAGTAATGAATTATCCGTTTCGGGAGGCCGTATTGGATTTCGCTGCCCGTGGCCGGATTTCGGGGAGGGAGTTGGACGCCCGTTTGACGCGGATTCGAATGACGGTGCCGGAACCGGCGCATCGGGCGCTGCTCAATTTGTTGGGTTCCCATGATACCGAACGCGTTCGAACGGCATGCGGGGGAGATGATCGGCGGTTGCGGCTGGCGGTGCTCCTGCTGATGACCTATACGGGCGTACCGATGATCTATTACGGAGACGAAGTGGGAATGGAAGGCGGGAACGACCCGGATTGCCGTCGACCGATGATATGGGATGCGGATGAGCAAGACCGGGATTTGCTCGCTTATTATCGTTTGCTTATCGCGATTCGCCGCGGCAGTGCAGCGATGAGAAGAGGGGAGACGCGCACTTGGTGGGTGGACCCCGACGGCGGCGGATACGCCTTTTTCCGCCGGTGGCAGGAAGAAACGGTCGGTGTGGTTCTCCATAACGGCGATACCAGTCGTACATTCACTTTGGACGCCCGACCGTTTGATCACGCGGAAGAGTTGGTGGATGCAATGACGGGTGAGGTGTTTGCTGTCCGGAACGGAACCGTCACGGTGGCGTTGGGGCCGTTTCAGGGCAGAGTGTTGCGGTTGAAATAA